The nucleotide sequence AATATAAATGATTATTGCCATGGTTAATGGCCACTAGTAATGCAGTACCAAACCTGCTCTAAGGCTGCAATTGAGGCTACACTATGTGACAGATTTCACTGAGTGTCCTTATAAACTGCTGATGTTTCGTATATTGCTACTCATTGAGGGTCTAATAGAAGAATGATCTCTAAATCATCCTTGTTTATGATGACCTCCTGCTGCCCTATTCTCCTTCTCCACccacccctttcagcattttgtcttGCTCTTTGTGCCTTCTGCTCATTCTTCCTGCCAAGCTATATGCCAAGAGCAGTGCCTACTGTCTTTGGGAGCAACTGGTTTGAGTGGAGGTTGTAAAGCCAATGAAAGCTCCTTCTGTGCCTGACAGACCATTTACAGTTGACTTTTGCAACTTGAAGCAAATAAGGAAGGGAACATTGTAGCTGCAGACAGAAGAAGAATAGCCAGAAACTGGCCTCGAGTGGCTGATGATCCCTTCAGGTAGTGCTGCTCCTGAATGTGTGTGTTTGCCCTACAGTGTTGAGAGGGCCAAAATTGAAGCAAAATGGCAATAGCAATACTTTTGTTAAATCCTCACGGTGTGCAAATAACATCATCATCTGCCttctctgcattctgatattCACTGCCATTGCCCTAATACTCATATCCATTTGGCACAGTTCACCCCACAAGAGTGTGCATCCAATAGACAGCGTGATTCAGCTTTGAAGGTTTCTGTAGTGCACAAAAACTGTGCAAATGATTGCATGTCGTTGTGGATAATGTTGTAAGTCTCCTCTCTGTTCAGTCAACAGCTTAAGAAAAAGATATTCACACTGTGATTAGGGACCATTATTGTTATTTGTGTGCAGGGCTGATTTAAGAAGACTCTGTATGCTCCTCGAGGTGGGGAAGATGACAGCTGATGAGAGCACTTTAAAGACCCCCCTCTAATTTATTTACTCATTACAGATGACTGCTGAATTGAATGCTTATTACCGAGCTTACATGGCTTGCATTGCTTGTGTTTAATACTTGACAACCTGTCCCATTTGAGTTGGCACATAATAAAGGCACTGTGAATTATAATGGAACAGGATCCAGCCTTTATCTGTTGTtgaatttcagattcccagctgAAAACTGATGTTATTTGACAATCACTTCACAGTGTTTACAAAGAACTGGACTGTGACTAAATTGTGCCCTCTGTGACTGACAGCACTAATAACAGGTTAAAACTGATCTCTTtcatcaaagactctgtttcTTCAGTGGCATAGGCTGCAAAATATAGAATGTACCatgtaaatctttaaaaaaacacaaattctGACTTTTTGCTCAGGAAATCTCCCAACCTTCCTATTTACAATGGAATGATTGAAATATTTATGAATCTATTGATATACCTTTTATAACTGTTTTGGATAGAAGATCACTTTTTATTCAATTTTGGTGATATTCCATTTTGCTGTTATTTGCCCTGAAGAAAATGTTATCAGATTATGATATGTCTGACAGCACATCTGTTACTCCAAATTTTGCTCTGGTATGACCAATTTTTTGTTTAGCAAGGATTCAGCTATGAACATCAAATTAACTGCAATGTTAACTTTTAAACCTGAGCTACCCACTATTTTAAAATGCTCGGAAATCAAAATCTGCATGAAAGAACTGTGATAATAAAAGTTATAAATTGCACTATTACAACCAAATCCTAAGCAGGAAATAAACATCTAAAGTGATTACTAATTGTCTGTAATAGGAAATCAGATTAAtttgttacaattttttttacaatcctTTCCCAAAGATAATTCATGCAGTCTTGTAAAAGCAGTTTGTGTTTATGTAGCAACTAATCAAGAGAAGCACCCCGCAATACGTCTCAGTCATCTAAAGATGATGGCGAAGATGAGATTTGGAAGTGTGATAGAAACCATTTCTTTGACCAAGTATTCAGAGGAAGAGGAGCCAGTTGAGGTGGTGGAATTTAGAACAGGGTATTCAAAACACAGAATCCAGAGGGCTAGGGGCCATTGGTTGGATTGAAATACATGAGAGGCCAGAGGAACTGAACAACAAATTCAGAGTGAACCTTGTAGCTCTGGCAGAGGGCTAAGTCTTTGAAAGGAAGTCAACACAGAATAAGAATTTCAAATTGGGGGATTAGGAATTGGGAGCCGACACTCTAGGCGCCAAGTTCAGGCAAGCAAGATGTAGAGGGGATTTAAAGGACCAAAAGAGAGAGCACACAGCACTGAAGTCCTGTTGGAGGAGGTCACAGGAGGAGGAGGTACGTTATGTAGCCCTAATGTGGAAGAAGGCTGCCTTGTCCTCCTGTCCTACCTCTTCCCCTTCTGGTCCTGAGAGTCACAAGCAAGATTCCTGCTATCAGAAGGGAGCAGAGAACAAGCTATCTTAAGGTGGAGCATTAATTGGGTATTGCTGAAGTCTTGACAAAGTGTCCATATCTTGACCAAAGCACTTGAACAGTCCTCTTCAAAAGCAGTCTGGACAGTTACTCTCCAGCAGCAAGTGAACAGGGATATACAAGCATAGTTTTAAATTGTGCTCAACAATGAGGTTAACTCCTGCTTTTCTGGCACATTTTGGAGAGGCCATTTATTGCAGCACTGTTCAGGAGAGTAGTATACGTCCTCTTTACTGAGTACTAACAACCAGGTTAATCATCAGTCAGATCAGTCAGCCACTCAATGATTTGATAGATTGCTGTTCCAAATGTTTACTTACTCATCTCTTCCAAAATGTTATCTTGGGCTCAAGGCAAGTGACACCATTTTAACATCATTGGAACTCTTTAGCACATAAGATATTCAAGAAAAATTGCCCCGAATCCTCTCCATCTTTTGCTCACATAGTTCAAAGCATGAAATTGGGGAGCAGGCATTTTGAATAGCACAGGTTAATCAAgcatagttggcatggatttgcTGAGGGAAAATCGGcttcactaacttgattgaattttctgaggagtAAAGAAAATGGGGTGATGAGGGTGGAGCATATGATGTAGTctccatggatttcagcaagatgtTGATAAACTTCCACGTGAGTTAATAAAGGCAGTACAAGGCTATCAGATCCAAGGGAAAATAGTAAGTTGTAGAAAGCACAGGGTAATGATCAACACGACAAGCCTTATTGACTGAGCCTTATCCCTTGCTTTTCATGATCCATGTTAATAATTTGAACATGAAATAGAGTCCTTGGTTTAAGAGCTTTGCCAATGGTACTGATTGATAGTGAGAAAGAAAGTTCTAGGCTACAGAAAGATGTCAGTAGGTAacaaaaatagcaaatggaatggAATTAAAACTGGAGAAGTCTGAGATATTGCAAAACAAGACAAAGGGATTCACATTAACGCGTAGGATACTAATGAACACGGGGAGCTTGGGGGTGCACATCCACAGCTAGTGTTAGCTGGAGTGGTAGTTTGGGTAGCTATGAAGGCATACAGGAAATTTGCCTTTATCAGCTGAAGCATAGAATATCAGAGCAACACAATCAGACTACAACTGTAAATAAACATAGATTGGGCTATAGCTACagcattgtgtacatttctggtcatttGATAGCACCAGaaggggtgcagagaagatttatgaggttgttgccagggttggagaattatagttatgaggagagactggctggggttgttttctttgaaacaatggAAACTGAGGGAGATTTAGTCAAGGTGTGTAATATTCTGAGCAGTTTAGATAGGGTGaagaggaaggatatacttctgTTAATAGAGAGTTCAATAACTAgtcatagatttaagttaattggtagaatATTATGAGGAAgttgaagaattttttcacccatcACGTcagtagggggtggggtggaggaaatggttttgaactcactgcctgaaagagtaggGGGGCAGTACTCTTTTCATatttaaaaggtatctggatGACCACTTGAGAAGCAGCCTGCAAAGTTTCAGACCAAGAGTTGGAAAGAAAGAGAACCCAAAATAGCTCAACTTTTTtgccagcatggatatgatgggctgaatggctttcttctgtgccATGAATTTCTATGAATCTGGTGGCCCTTTTGCAGCACTTGGATATCAGACCTGTATGTTATTTTCAACACAGTTTTTGACTAGAATACTAACTACATCTTCTGACTCTTGCTGTTTGTCCTAACAGTTCAACATCCTGTTAACTTTGCTAATTGCTACTCTGCAATTGTTGAGCATGTTTAAGTTGAGGCTACAAAGGCAGCAACATTTCTTTCCAACTTAATCCGGAGATATTCATGGAGTGTGCATGACATTTATCTTTGCTTCCTTTGTGCCGTACTTTCTACTTGTTGGAATTACATTTCATCTGTTAGTGCTTGCAGGAGAGAGGGCCATTTAAAATATCAACCCTGAGCTCCCTCTTCCACTGCTCACCCCCTTCTTTGTGTCATTTGTAAAATTGACCACAGTGTACCAAGTTTTTGACCCCTGGTCATTAATGtagattcaaggatgttgcctggcactGTGCTCTGACATAACACACTCAGTCTTTCCCGCCACACATAATTAACTGCTCCAATTTCATTCCCTTCAATCTATGTTGTTTTAATTTATGGCCAAGTCCATCCTTAATCCACGCAACTCTGAGTATAGGCACTGAACATTATCAAAACTCCTTTATAAGGTGAGTATGCTGCATTATTACTTTGCTTGAGGAAGAATGTGTGGAATGTTAATGATTTTGAATTGTCAATGCCACCAATACCTGACTGCATCAGCACCTCCACTGGGACTGTTCTTGCACTGGAATGATACGCATCCATGAGTGGTGACAGTGAAGTCTGGGAAATTGGCTGATGGTCATAATgctttgagagaaaaatattaaattattggtTGACTGACTGGAGCCTGGGTCAGCTCTCCTGACTTGTGAAATCATCCTCTGGTGTTGGGGGGAAAGTTGGACCAAGACTGCCCAGGTCATGTTTAATTAGATCCCTGGGTCAGTACAGTGGGTGTGTCCATGTTATGTTCATGTGATTCAATTGCGTAAATGGAAAGCTACCTTTACACTATCACAGGCAATTAAGGTACCTGTAGTTTATGAAAAGCCACTCACAATAGATTGGTTCATGTATTCAGCAAGAAAGGTCAAGGTAAAGGTCTGAGGAAGAAAATTTATTCTGGAATAATAAATACAAAGTAACAGTTGTTACAGGGACAGAGGACCAGACTAATGATCcagtgacatgagttcaaatcccttgGCAGCTAGGAAAGTAAATTCCGTTTATTCAATAAATATGGTATAAAAACCTAGTAACAATGGTGGTGATCGTGAAACACCTGGATTGTCAAAACTGAAAGAGCAGGCCAAGCTCTCCCATTTGGGGCAGGCTATTCAAGCCTCAACTTGACATGTTAACACTCGCAGAACCATAGTTCATGTGCCAAATTTTTCTATCATACCTGGTTAAGTGCTGTCCTGTCACCAAGACAGGCACAACATAGATGGTAACACAGTGTTGTAGGGAATGGGTTGACTTTGGAGTCCTCATATTCAATTCTGGAGCTCGTGATGACTCAAGGTATTGTGTCAAAACACAAGTAAGGAAACCTGCTCCTGATTGCCATCTACAAAtattccctcagctgatgaactaCACAGAGGTCCAGCATAAACATTGGAAAGAGCACAGCACcacccaaactacccacctgcctgcctcaTCAAGACCTCCTGCCTCATCTACAGCAGAGTTTGTGGGTCCTATATTGGCCTCATTTACCACCTCAGAAAgccacagaactggagcagaagcaagtccTCCACCATCCTGAGAGACTGCTTAAAGAAGAAGCGGTTGTAACTGGTTACTTCTGATTACAagcatttctcttcagttttcgtTATGCAAAAGGTTGGTTGACATTTAATAAAGCAATTGGGAAGAAACAGGATCACTATCCCTCCTCAGACAGTGCCATAATAATGTTTAGTATAACATGTTAAATCAAGTCAGTATTTGACAATCAGCACCTGACTCTGTTCCTCTGAAGCAAGGCAACATTGAGCAAAGCCAAGATTCGATGATTTAGGGAGACAGCTATTTGGGAGCTTTTTGGTTGAAACTCAAAAATATAATCTCTTTGGGCTATGCAGAGAAAGACTGAATAGTTTGGGGTGTTAATGTTTGCTATTTGCTCTAGTTATAATGACTTCTCACCCCAGCCTCCCACCTCTAActagaagctggaaggtgagtACAGTATGGACTCATTTGTGACGTCCCTTGTCGTCAACAAGGAGATTCCAGCCTCACAGCCTACAAAGGCCTCTTGGGTGAGTAACCAGAGAGCAGCCAATCCCTGTCACAACATCTCAGGTGAGAAGGGCAGAGCAAGTGGTGAGAAatcataaatctttggaactgGTCAGTTTATTCAAGCGTATGGTTGAACAAGATTATCAGAGgcacagacagtcagaatctatttcccagggtagaggtgtCAAGTACTAGacgacgtgcatttaaggtgagagggggaaagtttaaaggtgatgtgcggggcatgttttttacacagagtggtgggtgcctggaacaggctgtggggtgggggggggacgtgggggagggtggggggtggagtagtggaagcagatatgatagtggcatttaagaggctattagatagacacagggatatgcagggaatggagggatatggaccatgtagaGGCAGATGAGACTtattttaattcagcatcatgttgggtgcagacattgtgggtctaaaggcctgtccctgtgctatactgttctatatgcCTTTGTAACGTTCTAAAGTGTGCCAACAGTTAATGGCCAAATAGTTGAGTGTGCAAAGATACAGGAATTTGTCATTCAGTTTTAGCCTGTGATGGATCACCTTTTTAagtgcatattttaaaaataattccagtAAATATCAGCAAAAAGCTTATAGGATTAACTCTTTACTAACTTCAAAAGTTGCACCAACATTGTGCATTTAGTGAATGAAACTAGAAGTACAAGCAGAGCTGTCTATTCCCTGAAAGTGTCCCGCTGGAGATGTAATGTGGCACTGAAGACTTCAGGAGGATGTCCAGCTGTCAACCTGAGATGTGTTGAAGGTGCGTGAATACAAACTCAGCAAGAATGATAAGCTTTACAGTGGAATGCGCCTGGGTCCTGCTCACTCTCTTGGTAGCGTGAGTGGAATAGGGAGCTCGACTGCAGCATTTAGGTTCAAATTCAGATCCTTCATTGAGCAAGGTGGGAACTTTAAAACTTTGTCTTTAATCTTTTTAGTGTTGAGAATCTGATGCTCCCACACTGACTTTATGAAAGATCGCCAATTGCAGGAAGGTTCTTTTCAAGCTTCcaagctcactgtaaggatgcTCAGCTGCCCATATTACTCTGCTCTTCCAGCTGCATATTGCATTCTGCAGAGTCTGGTGAGGGACTGGTGGGCTACAGTGCAACTGCTGCCTTAATCTGTTTGAATTAGAATAATCCTCTCTGTGGAGCCTTGTAGGAACCACGGGAAATTGTGTTCAAACAACAAGCATGTGGTAAAAAAGGGTGTTTTACACACATTTGCAATTAGTGAAGGAGTTATAAACAACCTGTGTTTCCATCAGATACTGTGACATATCAGAGTGTTGGCCTGACTGGGTTGCTATTTTGCAATAGAAAATTGTGACATCTTTGTTAAAACCCCCAGCTCATGTCCCAATTGTTTTACTCTTGTAGGCTGGATCAAGCCCCCTTTCAGTCTATGCATTGCGTTTGAGCCCTGGCGAAGAAATTCTGACCTCTTTGATAACGTTTGTGAAGGATAAGAAGCTGAAAGCTCCATTTATCATCACTTGTGTGGGCAGTGTAACCAAGGCAACGCTCAGACTGGCAAATGCCACTGCTTTGAATACTGATGAGGTACTGGCATGACTGATGGTAGTACTGGCAGCAATCCCTGTGCCTGGGGTGCAAAAAGCTGGCTGGAGATAAACTGAATGTTTGAGATAGTTTCTCTTTACTGTGTGTCTAATCTTGAGCAACACCTTTAAAGAACAAAATGTGTTCCATTTTAATCCTTCCAGCAGTGTACAGGCACAGTAATCTCCAACATAGCAACATCATTTAGTAAACAAATTTATGCTGTTCAGCTGTGCTGAACATTAACAAAAAGTTCAGTTTAGAGTAGCAGAatgataataaaataaaatgcaaatttagGCTAAAATACACACTAGCTTCTCACTGATGTAAATTGATGAGAAAATCTAATTAAATTCTATTGGGTGGTTTCCTTTTTATTTCGACCTTCACATTATGTTAACTTTTCTATTGAACTATATGCAATCATGGAAAGACAGCTCTTTAGTAGGGAGTACAGTGCTGTAAAGATCTTCTGTCCAAAGTGGCTTTTGTTTCTCTCTGAAATGTGCATTAAGTAATTTTAAACTTAAACATATgtcaaatttaaaaacaaaaatgcaggacAAAGTTTATtggcaaaaggaaaaaaatagtaGTCCATTAAGGTGGTTTGCCTTTTTAAAGCACAGACAAGCTGATAAAGGTAACCATGGAAAACCTTTTTAGTAAAGAAAGCACTATTCACTTTTGCATGATGAAAAGTTCATGAGCTGAACATCCAGACAGCTAAAACACAATTGTGGGACTTTATAAATGGTGTGTTACCACAGTGGCTGACCTGGGTTTAATTTAAGCATGAATTTCTTTGCAAAGACTGTGTTTGTTTGGATCCACAAATTTTGGTATTAATCCAATTTTCAACTGTAGATGAAAGTAAGGGGTAACTTCTCTACTCTTCAATTAAATGTGTTCCCTTTGTATGGAGCTGCTGTGTGTTAAGTGAAAGAGGAGAAGTAGAACATAGATTCTCTCCTTCATTGGAAAGCAAGTGTCATCACTGGGTAAATATCCCATAGAGCTAAGAAAACCATAATGGGTCATATACTGGATCTGAAGCCTCTGCTGAATTTGCTGTTTCAGGTTAGTATAGCACTTGGTATTACTTCCATTGGGACAGGAAAACCagccatccctccctctctctccccctctccccctctccccctctccccctctccccctctctccctctctccctctctccccctccccctctctccctctcccccctccccctctccctctccctctccctctccctctccccctccctctccttattGCTGTTCATTGGCCTATGCTACGGAATATGCTTGTGTGGGAAAGAGCCAAAGATTAGATGAGGTTCAAATTCAAACTGCTTGACCACCCTTTCATCTGAATGGCTCCTTGGCACCAATAAAAGATTATCCCACAATATAGGGTGCTAAGGAGAAAATTGAGCAAATTAAACAGCATGACTTGAAAGGCAAAAGCTGTACAGACACTTCCAACAGCACCAGTGTAGATGTCAGTAAGTCATACAGAATTAAACAATAATTAGATGACTCCAATGCAGTATTAAACTGCAGAACCAAAACCTGAAAATGGGTTACATTTACGTTACCTGAATACTGTGATTTTATGTAACTAAATGCACCACAATATCCTGAGACTAATGGATATCTGGCACTGATTCATGAGACCTGTAATATAATTGAGTGCTTCATATTGTGTCAAAAGTGACGTAAGCAATTCTTAAATGGTTTAAGCAGTCCTCTAAATCTGAGATTAGAATTCACTTGAACTCACTTTCTCATATGGTGTATCTTTTTTATCCAATTagcacaatgttttttttctttaagagaATAACTATTTTCTTTGGCTGCCGTACCCTTCCCGCAACTTGCTATGTACTGAATGTGGCTGAGTGTGGGTAAGCTAGTGGCCCCCAAGCCACTTCCAAAGTAATAGATGCAAGGCAGCAATCCAGTGTGGTGCTTCTCCTCTCTGCTCTCCTCTGCTTAATGTGAAGCAATTGACTTCCTTACACTGTAGGTTCAGGGGATAGCTGCGATCACAAGGAACCCCTGAATGTTTATTACAGTTTTCTTTGCTGATGATGGACAATGACGCACATCATGTGTTTGATACACAAAGCAAGAACATTTAGCAAACAAACACACAAAAAGcgggaggaattcagcgggtcaggcagcattcatagagggaaatggacagttgatgttttgggtcgagactcagGGTTCCATTATCTGTCACTCACAAGCTTGGATTCCAAGTCCAATCTGGACTTggagtccacatgaagggtcttgacctgaaacatcaactgtccacttccctccatagatgctgcctgacccgctgagttcctccagcagattgtttgttgctccagattccagcatctgcagtctcctgtgtcaacaCTTAGCAAAGTATGTCTGAAGAGTGCagtgtattttgttttctctccccagTGCTTGGGTTAAAATTGTCCACAATTCTTGCCACTGCAcaccactggattactccaaggCTACTGTCATGAAGGCTGCTTTACCAGTGACAGGAAGGGTGACCACATGTTGCTGGAACTCCAGGTTTCTCTCGGCCTCATGAGTTCCCAGGTTGCAAAGTTCGGGAGAATTAACCACAAACTCATGTCCTACCATACTCCACTGCAGCTCATGCATTCACTGGCTACACTACATGGCTTGTGTATGACAGGTGATGGAGCCCTGAGTCAGAACATGGAGTGCTGTGGTCACATGCTGATTTCCTGAGCTTAACCAATGCTGCTGTGCTCAGTGCCTGGTCGAGGTAAAGAGAATTGCTTGGTGTGAGTTTTAAGCTTCTTTCATACCACTCCTCTCCTGCACTGATAGTACAAATATGCTTTCTCCAGAAAGGCTCGGTGATGGCATTCTCACCTTGAGCAAGTGTACTACTGTACATCTTTGCCCCTTAAGCAATCCAACTGTGTTGTAGGAGCGCTATAGTGTCAGGTACTGCCTTTCAACTAAGATGTTGAATTGAAACGCCAAATGCCTGTTCAGGTGGATGCTTCAGAGGCCATGATACTGGTTGAAGAAGAGTGGGGAGGTTCATTAGTGATCTCGCCAATCAATATCCCTCAGCTGATATCACAGAACAATGTGGTACAGGTTAACAGGTTAAAAAAACAACTGCTAGAAAtgatcagcaagtcaagcagctaCCAAACAGAGAAgtggcattaatgtttcaggacctGGCATCGGGTGATTAAAGTTCTGTAATTTTgttcccccctccacagatgttgcctgacctgctgagtatttcgagcaATTTTTTgtgctgcttttatattttcaacatctaaagtattttgctttcagattaGCTGGTTACTTGTCTCATTGctatttctgggagcttgctgtgcatgaattggCTGCTACATTGCCTGCATAAGCGTCTAGGTTTCAAAATTTTATTCAGTTGCTTTGTTGCATTTGGGACATGCTTAGAAagtgaaaggcacaatataaatgcatagTCTGTCATTCATCATTGGCCTTGTTGCTCTGTGCATGTGCACATTACACATGACAGTCTAGCTGAAGTGCATGCAGTGTATTGATATTTTCACTTCATTTCCATCAAGCAGCTAATAAGTTGCTACATTGGTGTGCCTTGATCATGAAATTGGAGATTAAACTGTGTTAAATTATTTGGAAAAGTACATTTCCTAATCTAGGAAAGATCTGAGACAATGGTTTACAAGCATCCTCCTGTGTTGCAAGCATTAACAAACCCAGTACTGTGACTTTAAAGAGTATAAATAAGACACTTACAATCATTTTCCAACTATCAATGTTTGAGGGCTGTGCTTTGCATGACCAATGAAACTTATGAAATTTCTGACACCTTTTAGTAATTGAAGTTCATGAACTATTTTGAAATGTGGCATGGAACATAGCCAACCTTTCCCACTACACAGAGACACCATGCTTCTTGTGTCCATCTAACAAAGGCCAGTGAAATCTACACAGCCCAAGGTTTGAACTGGAGACATTCATTCTCCATCAGTAGGCCATTGATCATGTTACTAACTCGTGAATCGCTATGCTCCTATTCTGCTTGGTGCCAATGTTTTATCACTTGGGGATGTGTGGAACTCCTCACAGGGGGGAGTAGTTATCCTTGCTGGGAACAGAATGTTAATCCAAACTTCATTTGTTTTTGCTTTGATTTGGGTCTTGCATCAGGAAGTTCATTTGTAGGGACTCCTTTTCTGTATTGGGACACCCCAAAGTGATTTAAAGCATGCAAAGTATCTTTGAAGAGAAGTTCTTTGTTAGAGGTCAGGTACATGAAAGTTGTAACATTACAACTTCTAACTTGTCTGCACTGCATCTCTCATTGTCAGATCATACATCTGAATGAAAGGTTTGAAATCGTCTCGTTGGTTGGAACTCTGAACGAAGTGGCTCATTTGCACATAACTCTGGCTGACAAGGATGGCAGAACGATCGGCGGGCACGTATTAGGTGACCTGGAAGTCTTCACCACAGCTGAACTAGTCATTGGTGAATGTGTTGGGCTTGAATTCACCAGAGAGATGGATGATCGTACAGGTTTCCCTGAGCTTGCCATTAGTAGTCGCACTAAACAGGCCTGGCCCTAGAGCAGCAATTTGTACTCTGTAATTTATATgccacttttcaaaaaaaaacattgcagtgAATAAATTGGACTGGAGCATGCTTTGTCTGCTCTTTGCTTTGGCTTATTGATTCAGCCACTTTGATCACACACAAACTAATCAATTCTACAGTGGATAGACAACACAACATAATTTCTACCAAACTCTTCAAATGACTTGTCATTAATTTGCCTCTTTGCTTGCACTTGTTGGCAGAGCACAAGATGCAGTTGGCTTC is from Pristis pectinata isolate sPriPec2 chromosome 3, sPriPec2.1.pri, whole genome shotgun sequence and encodes:
- the LOC127568526 gene encoding bifunctional protein GlmU-like isoform X1, with product MIPYWASVLEAGSSPLSVYALRLSPGEEILTSLITFVKDKKLKAPFIITCVGSVTKATLRLANATALNTDEIIHLNERFEIVSLVGTLNEVAHLHITLADKDGRTIGGHVLGDLEVFTTAELVIGECVGLEFTREMDDRTGFPELAISSRTKQAWP
- the LOC127568526 gene encoding bifunctional protein GlmU-like isoform X2, with translation MAGSSPLSVYALRLSPGEEILTSLITFVKDKKLKAPFIITCVGSVTKATLRLANATALNTDEIIHLNERFEIVSLVGTLNEVAHLHITLADKDGRTIGGHVLGDLEVFTTAELVIGECVGLEFTREMDDRTGFPELAISSRTKQAWP